Proteins found in one Lutimonas zeaxanthinifaciens genomic segment:
- a CDS encoding FtsK/SpoIIIE family DNA translocase, with the protein MSKGKKTTSRRKKKVKKPSRILGFFRSQQTHLVFGVFVFSSAIFLLISFYSFLQHWKEDQSVLEGFSNKSLSANNLLGKLGASISDFFVYDGFGVATFVFPILLFFTGLYIILHIPVKQLSKTWFNGLAGMVWLSLGLAYLRPQYPLLGGKVGYEINEFLQIYIGGIGVLLLLMISLTLFLIVSFRITPSKVKSWIPKPNPRIKKDKKNVFDDDVTEEGFIAETTYDSLEEEIDLELESFETISPGPEVKDEIILEPGVTSEPEETFSDTENPSEPEEEEIKIVVEGPIEEEHTIKNLANSLVKDFGEFDPKLELAKYKFPELNLLKDYSNENININKQELENNKNRIVETLNNYKIGIASIKATIGPTVTLYEIVPDAGVRISKIKNLEDDIALSLSALGIRIIAPIPGRGTIGIEVPNKKPSIVSMKSVLSSQKFQNNKMDLPIALGKTISNETYVIDLAKMPHLLMAGATGQGKSVGLNAVLASLLYKKHPAEVKFVLVDPKKVELTLFNKIERHYLAKLPDTEEAIITDTKMVINTLNSLCIEMDNRYDLLKNAYVRNIKEYNNKFIARKLNPENGHRYLPYIILVIDEFADLIMTAGKEIEGPIARLAQLARAIGIHLIVATQRPSVNVITGIIKANFPARVAFRVTSKIDSRTILDSQGADQLIGKGDMLISTGNDLTRLQCAFIDTPEVEHLTDFIGAQRAYATAHILPEYIGEENGTSLDIDIEDRDKLFDEAARLVVIAQQGSASLLQRKLKLGYNRAGRIIDQLEAANIVGPFEGSKARQVLVSDMVSLEQLLDDEQK; encoded by the coding sequence ATGTCCAAAGGAAAAAAAACAACTTCCAGAAGAAAGAAAAAAGTAAAAAAACCATCCCGGATACTCGGCTTTTTTAGAAGTCAGCAAACGCATTTGGTTTTTGGTGTATTTGTATTTTCTTCAGCCATTTTTCTACTGATCTCATTTTACTCGTTTCTTCAACATTGGAAAGAGGATCAGAGTGTGTTGGAAGGATTCTCCAATAAATCGCTTAGTGCCAATAATTTACTGGGAAAATTAGGAGCAAGTATAAGCGACTTTTTCGTTTATGACGGATTTGGTGTGGCCACTTTTGTATTTCCCATTTTATTGTTCTTTACGGGTTTATACATCATTCTTCATATACCTGTAAAACAGTTATCCAAAACATGGTTCAACGGATTGGCAGGGATGGTTTGGTTATCTCTGGGGCTGGCATATTTAAGGCCGCAGTATCCTCTTCTTGGAGGCAAAGTTGGGTATGAGATCAATGAGTTTCTGCAAATTTATATTGGTGGAATAGGGGTATTACTGCTTCTGATGATTTCCTTAACGCTTTTTTTGATTGTATCTTTTAGAATCACACCTTCAAAAGTTAAATCATGGATCCCCAAACCAAATCCCAGGATCAAGAAGGATAAAAAAAATGTTTTTGATGATGATGTTACGGAAGAGGGTTTTATTGCTGAAACCACCTATGATAGTCTTGAGGAAGAAATTGATCTGGAACTCGAGTCTTTCGAAACTATAAGCCCTGGTCCTGAAGTTAAAGATGAAATAATCCTGGAGCCTGGAGTGACTTCAGAACCTGAGGAGACTTTCTCTGACACTGAAAATCCATCTGAGCCGGAAGAGGAGGAAATCAAAATTGTAGTTGAAGGCCCTATTGAAGAGGAGCACACGATTAAGAACCTTGCAAATAGCCTGGTCAAGGATTTTGGAGAATTTGATCCAAAACTGGAATTGGCCAAGTATAAATTTCCTGAGCTCAATTTGTTGAAAGATTATTCCAATGAAAACATTAATATAAACAAGCAGGAATTAGAGAATAACAAGAACAGGATCGTAGAAACCCTGAATAACTACAAAATCGGGATTGCCAGTATAAAAGCTACAATTGGACCAACGGTTACTTTATATGAAATAGTGCCCGACGCGGGGGTTCGGATTTCTAAAATAAAGAATCTTGAAGATGACATTGCACTCTCGTTATCGGCACTGGGCATACGAATTATTGCCCCGATTCCGGGTCGTGGAACCATAGGGATTGAAGTTCCTAATAAGAAACCTTCCATCGTTTCAATGAAATCGGTTTTGTCTTCTCAGAAATTCCAGAATAATAAAATGGACCTTCCCATTGCATTGGGGAAAACAATTTCAAATGAGACCTATGTCATTGACCTGGCAAAAATGCCGCATTTACTTATGGCCGGAGCTACGGGACAAGGAAAGTCTGTTGGTTTAAACGCAGTTTTAGCTTCCCTTTTGTATAAAAAACACCCTGCAGAGGTCAAGTTTGTACTTGTAGATCCTAAGAAGGTAGAGCTCACCTTGTTTAATAAGATAGAGCGACATTATCTGGCAAAACTTCCGGATACAGAAGAGGCTATAATCACTGATACCAAAATGGTCATAAATACACTGAATTCCCTGTGTATTGAAATGGATAATCGATATGATCTTTTAAAGAATGCCTATGTCAGAAACATTAAGGAATACAACAATAAGTTCATTGCAAGAAAGTTAAATCCGGAAAACGGTCATCGGTATTTGCCTTATATCATCCTTGTTATCGATGAATTTGCAGATCTTATTATGACGGCCGGAAAGGAAATAGAGGGCCCTATTGCGAGACTGGCACAACTCGCAAGAGCCATCGGAATTCACCTTATCGTTGCTACGCAAAGACCTTCTGTCAATGTGATTACCGGTATTATAAAAGCGAACTTTCCGGCTCGAGTGGCCTTTCGGGTGACCTCCAAGATAGATTCAAGAACAATACTGGATTCACAGGGTGCTGACCAGTTAATTGGAAAGGGGGATATGCTTATTTCAACAGGTAATGATCTCACAAGATTACAATGTGCTTTTATCGATACCCCTGAGGTGGAGCATCTCACTGATTTTATCGGAGCACAGCGAGCCTACGCAACGGCACATATTCTGCCCGAATACATTGGAGAAGAAAATGGCACGAGTCTTGACATAGATATCGAAGACCGGGATAAACTTTTTGATGAGGCCGCAAGACTTGTAGTCATTGCACAGCAGGGATCGGCTTCCTTATTACAACGAAAATTAAAATTAGGATATAACAGAGCAGGAAGAATTATTGATCAGCTTGAGGCCGCAAATATTGTGGGGCCTTTTGAAGGAAGTAAAGCCAGACAGGTGCTGGTTTCTGATATGGTCTCCCTGGAACAACTTTTAGATGATGAACAGAAGTAG
- a CDS encoding LolA family protein yields the protein MMNRSRLNFKVMTSLFLGLIWMSSMSAQNDASAKSILDNASSTMSAYKNLSMDFDYVLDNRAEDVTQEMSGDVILQGEKYVVNLFGSTQMYDGVKTYTIIPENEEVNISEADIDEENTFTPSKFYSFYKSGYTYKMDELKKLGGKNIQFVRLTPIDSNSEIKSILVGIDTKTNHIYQIIEIGNNETRTILTAKNIKTNQEINGEVFVFNEKKYEDLNYMINK from the coding sequence ATGATGAACAGAAGTAGATTAAATTTTAAAGTAATGACCAGCCTGTTTCTAGGGTTGATCTGGATGAGTTCAATGAGTGCACAGAATGATGCGTCGGCAAAGTCGATACTTGACAATGCTTCATCTACAATGAGTGCCTATAAAAACTTGTCTATGGATTTTGATTATGTCCTTGATAACAGGGCAGAAGACGTTACTCAGGAAATGTCAGGAGACGTTATTCTGCAAGGCGAAAAATATGTAGTGAACTTGTTTGGTTCGACACAGATGTATGACGGTGTAAAGACCTATACAATTATCCCTGAGAATGAGGAAGTGAATATTTCGGAAGCCGATATCGACGAAGAAAATACCTTTACCCCTTCAAAGTTTTATTCATTTTACAAGTCTGGCTATACCTATAAAATGGATGAACTAAAAAAACTTGGTGGAAAAAACATTCAATTTGTCCGGCTGACTCCTATTGACAGTAATTCTGAAATCAAAAGTATTCTGGTTGGAATTGATACGAAAACGAACCATATCTATCAGATCATTGAGATTGGAAACAATGAGACGAGAACCATATTGACTGCGAAAAATATTAAAACAAATCAGGAGATCAATGGCGAAGTATTTGTTTTTAATGAGAAAAAATATGAAGATCTGAATTATATGATCAACAAGTAA
- a CDS encoding LptF/LptG family permease gives MKILNRYILKSFLAPFLATFFIILFVLIMQALWLQFDKIAGKGISMVIILKFLSYMSLMMVPTALPIAILLSSIMALGNMAENYEFAAVKSAGISLQRFIRPLVVLMFFMSIANFLFLNYVFPYASLKSKNLIYNMKMKEPGLALVPGTFNTEIPNYSIKFDEKYGEEENFLRNVLIYDLRSNTVNNKVITAKKGEIVSEEGSRYLTLVLEDGYYAEDMIGNKTTVESRKRAPFTKAHFDHYEVNIDVSNIGDFDPDEVRYKTGKEMLSLKQLDFFVDSLQTPYRDFVTNRASRVYTTLKVNKLVTDSLGGKSLEPEILDNFDDRNRRVIAKNASTTVLGNLDNLRNFKNTLKDKTKIINGYNVEFHKRIAFSVACLVLFFVGTPLGSIIRKGGFGLPMIIAVTIFVIYFFISTFGKNMAESARVTPFIGGWLATFILLPFGVLLMIRATNDKGLFNLDAFLQPLTTLLNKLFKLNKK, from the coding sequence ATGAAAATATTAAACAGATATATACTTAAGAGCTTTCTAGCCCCTTTTCTAGCAACATTTTTTATCATCTTGTTTGTTTTAATTATGCAGGCACTATGGTTGCAGTTTGATAAAATTGCCGGTAAAGGAATTAGCATGGTGATTATTCTCAAGTTTTTGAGCTATATGTCTTTGATGATGGTTCCTACCGCGCTCCCTATCGCCATATTATTGTCTTCGATCATGGCTTTGGGAAATATGGCTGAAAATTATGAGTTTGCAGCAGTAAAATCAGCCGGTATCTCACTGCAAAGATTTATCAGACCATTGGTGGTCCTAATGTTCTTTATGAGTATCGCCAATTTTTTATTTCTGAATTATGTGTTCCCATATGCTTCCTTAAAATCGAAAAACCTCATTTACAATATGAAGATGAAGGAACCCGGTCTGGCTCTCGTCCCTGGAACCTTCAATACAGAAATACCGAATTACAGTATCAAGTTTGACGAGAAATATGGTGAGGAGGAAAATTTTCTAAGGAACGTTCTTATTTACGACCTTAGGTCTAACACAGTAAATAATAAGGTTATTACGGCAAAAAAGGGTGAAATCGTCTCGGAAGAAGGAAGTAGGTATCTGACCCTCGTCCTGGAAGACGGTTATTACGCTGAAGACATGATCGGAAATAAAACGACCGTAGAATCACGAAAAAGAGCCCCTTTTACCAAAGCTCATTTTGATCATTATGAAGTGAATATTGATGTCTCAAATATAGGTGATTTTGACCCTGATGAGGTCCGGTATAAAACTGGTAAGGAAATGTTGAGTCTGAAACAACTCGATTTTTTTGTTGATTCCCTTCAAACACCGTACAGAGATTTCGTTACGAATCGTGCTTCCCGGGTTTATACTACTTTAAAGGTGAATAAATTAGTGACGGATTCTCTTGGAGGGAAGTCTCTGGAGCCTGAAATTCTGGATAATTTTGATGACAGAAACCGAAGGGTAATCGCAAAAAATGCAAGTACAACGGTTCTGGGGAATCTGGACAATCTCAGGAATTTTAAGAATACATTAAAGGATAAAACGAAGATTATCAACGGTTATAATGTTGAGTTTCATAAAAGAATCGCTTTTTCGGTTGCTTGCCTGGTTTTGTTTTTTGTCGGGACTCCCTTGGGTTCCATTATTAGAAAGGGAGGCTTTGGGCTGCCCATGATCATTGCGGTCACTATTTTTGTGATCTATTTCTTTATCTCTACTTTCGGCAAGAATATGGCCGAATCTGCAAGAGTAACCCCATTTATTGGTGGATGGTTGGCTACATTTATCCTGTTGCCCTTTGGAGTTTTATTAATGATCAGGGCAACAAACGACAAAGGGCTGTTTAATTTGGATGCATTTTTACAACCCTTGACAACATTACTGAACAAACTATTTAAATTGAATAAAAAATAA